The Terriglobales bacterium genome includes a window with the following:
- the xseA gene encoding exodeoxyribonuclease VII large subunit has product MSLGEQLDFTFQPMRRIFTVRDLVSAIRTQLEREYTDVWVEGEISNYRSAESGHLYFTLKDDASQLRVVIWRTQARLLRFKPENGLQVIARGRVTVYDQRGELQLSADYLEPKGAGALQIAFEQLKAKLAAEGLFDRSRKKAIPRLPRRIGIVTSPRGAALQDMLNILRRRHEDVGILIYPAQVQGDAAALEVATGVKYFNRAKNVDVIVLARGGGSLEDLMAFNDEGLARTIAASEIPVISAVGHETDFTIADFVADMRAPTPSAAAELVIESKRLLEEQVATLRRRLARGAQYQLQQLRLRLTQLAQHGAFASMREAIRRRDQRVDELRYRLAQAERKLILARMRRLDVASTRLRHLDLRLRLNYFHKQLDTHASGMTSAVRNLLARRRATLEHLTAQLKALSPTNILERGYALVFDAEGKLVKNAAQVQPGQDISAQVADGKITATVKRTEN; this is encoded by the coding sequence GTGTCCCTGGGCGAACAACTCGACTTCACCTTTCAGCCGATGCGACGCATCTTTACCGTGCGTGACCTGGTCTCGGCGATCCGCACGCAGTTGGAGCGCGAGTATACCGACGTGTGGGTGGAGGGAGAGATTTCCAATTACCGCTCGGCAGAGTCGGGCCACCTGTATTTCACTCTGAAAGATGATGCCTCGCAGTTGCGGGTGGTGATCTGGCGTACGCAGGCCCGACTTCTTCGCTTCAAGCCGGAGAACGGATTGCAGGTGATCGCTCGCGGTCGCGTGACGGTCTACGATCAGCGCGGGGAACTTCAGCTTTCCGCCGATTACCTCGAGCCGAAAGGTGCGGGCGCACTGCAGATCGCGTTCGAGCAACTGAAGGCGAAACTCGCGGCGGAAGGACTCTTCGATCGCTCGAGAAAGAAAGCGATTCCGCGCCTTCCGAGAAGGATCGGCATTGTAACTTCCCCTCGCGGAGCCGCATTGCAGGACATGCTCAACATCCTGCGCCGTCGGCATGAAGATGTCGGTATATTGATTTACCCGGCGCAAGTGCAGGGAGATGCGGCAGCCCTGGAAGTTGCGACAGGTGTGAAGTACTTCAACCGGGCAAAGAACGTGGATGTCATTGTGCTGGCGCGGGGCGGAGGGTCGCTTGAAGATTTGATGGCCTTCAACGACGAAGGCCTGGCACGGACGATTGCCGCGTCGGAGATTCCGGTGATTTCCGCCGTCGGCCATGAGACCGACTTTACGATCGCAGACTTTGTTGCCGACATGCGCGCGCCAACTCCTTCAGCGGCTGCGGAGTTGGTGATTGAATCGAAACGCCTGCTGGAAGAGCAGGTCGCGACACTTAGGCGAAGGCTGGCGCGAGGTGCGCAATATCAACTGCAGCAGCTTCGACTGCGACTGACGCAACTGGCTCAACACGGGGCGTTTGCCAGTATGCGCGAGGCGATTCGCCGGCGCGATCAGCGGGTGGATGAGCTTAGGTATCGCCTGGCCCAGGCAGAGAGAAAGTTGATTCTTGCCCGGATGCGGCGCCTCGATGTGGCATCCACGCGTCTGCGCCATCTGGACCTGCGTCTGCGGCTGAACTACTTCCATAAGCAACTCGATACGCATGCGTCGGGAATGACGTCAGCGGTGCGCAACCTGCTGGCTCGCCGGAGGGCGACACTGGAGCATTTGACTGCGCAACTGAAGGCGCTTTCTCCTACGAACATCCTGGAGCGTGGCTATGCTTTGGTCTTCGATGCCGAAGGCAAGCTGGTGAAGAATGCCGCGCAGGTCCAACCCGGACAGGACATCAGCGCACAGGTCGCAGACGGGAAGATCACTGCAACGGTGAAGCGGACCGAAAACTAA
- a CDS encoding VOC family protein, which yields MKLLAALLVVISTISFAEELKRPAITGIALVRILAKDVNASHKFYTERLRLPEVPCVIKDCRQYQVGKDQYVQVIKADGRNNGMEVIGFKTADAEGLRRYLEVKKISVPKTVQKNSDGSQEFEITDAEGHRVVFLQPGKLSDKRGDISHRMIHVGFVVNDRGVMDRLYREILGFRPYWYGGWTEDHPIWVSSQVPEGTDWMEYMLDVKPNADHHLLGIMNHYSLGIADINDAAKGLAKSGWEPTKAEHTQLGRDGKRQLNVWDPDDVRIEFMEFTPAEKPCCSEFTGPHPTAD from the coding sequence ATGAAACTACTCGCAGCTCTTCTCGTGGTCATAAGCACCATTAGTTTTGCGGAAGAACTCAAGCGTCCCGCCATCACCGGCATTGCTCTTGTTCGCATCCTCGCCAAAGACGTAAACGCATCGCACAAGTTCTATACCGAACGGCTTCGCCTTCCTGAAGTTCCCTGCGTGATCAAGGACTGCCGTCAATACCAGGTCGGCAAAGACCAGTACGTTCAGGTCATCAAGGCTGACGGCCGCAACAATGGCATGGAAGTCATCGGCTTCAAGACCGCCGATGCAGAAGGACTTCGCCGCTATCTCGAGGTGAAGAAGATCAGTGTTCCGAAGACTGTGCAGAAGAACTCCGACGGAAGCCAGGAGTTCGAGATCACGGATGCCGAAGGGCACCGTGTTGTGTTTCTGCAGCCGGGCAAGCTCAGTGACAAACGGGGCGACATCTCCCATCGCATGATTCACGTTGGCTTTGTCGTCAACGACCGTGGAGTAATGGACCGCCTCTACCGCGAGATCCTCGGCTTCCGTCCTTACTGGTACGGCGGATGGACCGAGGACCATCCGATTTGGGTTTCGTCCCAGGTTCCGGAGGGCACCGACTGGATGGAGTACATGTTGGATGTAAAACCCAACGCCGATCACCACTTGCTGGGCATCATGAATCATTACTCGCTCGGCATCGCCGACATCAATGATGCAGCCAAGGGTCTCGCAAAATCAGGATGGGAGCCGACAAAAGCCGAGCATACGCAACTTGGACGCGACGGCAAACGTCAGCTCAATGTTTGGGATCCAGATGATGTTCGGATCGAGTTTATGGAATTCACTCCAGCAGAGAAGCCATGCTGCTCTGAATTCACGGGACCTCATCCAACGGCCGATTAG
- the polA gene encoding DNA polymerase I, protein MATKKKTTAESAAPAEAATYVAKGPEDTQKLGRVFLIDSFGLIFRAYHAMSRQRSMSTKAGIPTSASYVFINMLRKLREDFHPEYVAAVFDTSGPTFRDTKAQEVTAVKKFDLKTQTFQEIEYKGYKANRSEMPADLAQQIPYIRRALEAYRIPILQMEGFEADDVIGTLAKKAADEGFPVYVVSSDKDMLQLVNERVCVLNPPKDNLICDSRKVEEILGVPPERVIDVMALRGDSIDNIPGAPGIGDKGSVDLIQKFGSLDNLLEHAEQVEKKTYRESLLNNKETIQFSREMATIDCNVPIDFDPAPMKIGDPDMNVLRELFTELEFTSLLKDMVAGVDESQTEYGEAKSAADIEKVMKSLGKDGVLAVALDVPAQSEEEAESAEEGQEQQGQLMLSAAPASSPKLQKVAISAASGKASVVSLDDSDAGKVLKRSLADANVEKAVHDYKSAIHGFDECGVKLDGVRDETMLYSYLLDPTYSSHTLPEVALRRFNVKLSGGLAESADITQRLANLLRDEVESKGLRKVYDDIDLPLVPVLARMEQAGVKIDCDVLRDMSARLDKDCYAVAEKIYEKSGQRFNINSPKQLGDVLFNKMNLRKPVKYGKGKTISTAVDVLQELATEHEVPRLVLEFRQLSKLKSTYVDALPLMLNHCTQRLHTTFDQTNTATGRLSSKNPNLQNIPIRTELGREIRAAFIAEPGHVLLSADYSQIELRLLAHFSEDPLLIESFANNEDIHTSTAVRVFGIGADEVTPEHRRRAKAVNFGIVYGQTPFGLAQTLGIDQKEARQFIEAYFAKYTGVRKWLDDIVVEAHENKMVKTMFGRMRPLPDIDSRNPNLRGFAERTAMNTPLQGTAADLIKLAMIRLDADLRERKLKSRMTLQVHDELVFEVPEEEVDVMMSLVCERMEQVWPLRVPLQVDAGTGKNWRDI, encoded by the coding sequence TTGGCTACGAAGAAGAAAACTACTGCTGAAAGTGCCGCGCCCGCGGAAGCTGCAACTTACGTGGCGAAAGGCCCCGAAGACACTCAGAAACTCGGACGTGTGTTCCTGATCGACTCGTTTGGGTTGATCTTCCGGGCGTATCACGCGATGTCGAGACAGCGCTCCATGTCCACCAAGGCGGGTATTCCCACGAGCGCGAGCTATGTCTTCATCAACATGCTGCGCAAACTGCGGGAGGATTTTCATCCCGAGTACGTGGCAGCCGTGTTCGATACCTCCGGCCCGACGTTCCGCGATACGAAAGCGCAGGAAGTAACAGCGGTAAAGAAGTTCGACCTCAAGACCCAGACATTCCAGGAGATCGAGTACAAGGGCTACAAGGCAAACCGTTCGGAGATGCCAGCCGACTTGGCGCAGCAAATCCCATACATCCGGCGAGCGCTGGAGGCGTACCGGATTCCGATCCTGCAGATGGAAGGCTTCGAAGCAGATGACGTGATCGGGACGCTGGCGAAGAAGGCTGCGGACGAAGGCTTTCCCGTGTACGTGGTGTCGAGCGACAAAGACATGCTGCAACTGGTGAACGAGCGGGTCTGCGTCCTGAACCCGCCGAAGGACAACCTGATCTGCGATTCGCGGAAGGTGGAGGAAATCCTGGGCGTTCCGCCGGAGCGCGTGATCGACGTGATGGCGCTGCGCGGCGACTCCATCGACAACATTCCGGGAGCGCCGGGAATCGGCGACAAAGGTTCGGTGGATCTCATCCAGAAGTTCGGCTCACTGGACAACCTGCTCGAGCACGCGGAACAGGTGGAGAAGAAGACTTATCGAGAGTCGCTGCTGAATAACAAGGAGACCATTCAGTTCAGCCGCGAGATGGCCACCATCGACTGCAATGTTCCAATCGACTTTGACCCGGCGCCGATGAAGATAGGCGATCCGGATATGAACGTCCTTCGTGAACTCTTCACCGAGTTGGAGTTCACGTCGCTGCTGAAGGATATGGTGGCCGGCGTGGATGAGAGCCAGACCGAGTATGGCGAGGCGAAGTCGGCGGCAGATATTGAGAAAGTCATGAAGTCGCTGGGCAAAGATGGCGTGCTGGCCGTTGCACTCGATGTGCCCGCGCAATCTGAAGAGGAAGCGGAATCTGCGGAAGAAGGGCAGGAGCAACAGGGACAGTTGATGTTGTCGGCGGCGCCAGCGAGTTCGCCGAAGCTTCAGAAGGTAGCCATCTCAGCGGCGTCAGGTAAGGCAAGTGTGGTGTCGCTGGACGACAGCGATGCCGGCAAGGTGCTGAAGCGCTCGCTGGCTGATGCGAATGTCGAGAAGGCCGTCCACGATTACAAGTCGGCGATCCATGGGTTCGACGAGTGCGGGGTGAAGCTCGATGGTGTCCGCGACGAGACCATGCTGTATTCGTACCTGCTGGATCCGACGTATTCGAGCCACACGCTTCCGGAAGTGGCGCTACGGCGCTTCAACGTGAAGCTGAGCGGCGGGTTGGCGGAATCGGCCGACATTACGCAACGCCTGGCGAACCTATTGCGCGATGAGGTGGAAAGCAAAGGTCTACGCAAAGTTTACGACGATATCGACCTCCCGCTCGTTCCGGTGCTGGCGCGCATGGAACAGGCTGGCGTGAAGATCGACTGCGATGTCCTGCGAGACATGTCGGCTCGGCTCGACAAAGACTGCTACGCTGTTGCCGAGAAGATCTACGAGAAATCGGGGCAGCGGTTCAACATCAACTCGCCCAAGCAACTGGGCGACGTGCTGTTTAACAAAATGAACCTGCGGAAGCCAGTGAAGTATGGCAAGGGCAAGACGATTTCGACGGCCGTTGACGTCTTGCAGGAACTGGCGACCGAGCATGAGGTTCCGCGGCTGGTGCTGGAGTTCCGCCAGTTATCGAAGTTGAAATCTACTTACGTCGACGCACTGCCGCTGATGCTCAACCATTGCACGCAGCGTCTGCATACGACTTTCGATCAAACGAACACGGCGACCGGGCGATTGTCTTCGAAGAACCCGAATTTGCAGAACATCCCGATTCGCACCGAGCTTGGACGCGAGATTCGCGCAGCGTTCATCGCCGAGCCCGGACATGTGCTGCTGTCGGCTGACTACTCGCAGATCGAACTGAGGCTGCTGGCGCATTTCTCGGAAGATCCGCTACTGATCGAATCCTTCGCGAACAATGAAGATATTCATACCTCAACGGCGGTGCGTGTGTTTGGCATAGGCGCGGACGAGGTCACGCCGGAACATCGGCGTCGGGCGAAGGCAGTTAACTTCGGCATCGTGTACGGGCAAACGCCATTTGGGCTGGCGCAGACGCTCGGCATCGACCAGAAAGAGGCGAGGCAGTTCATTGAGGCGTATTTCGCGAAGTACACGGGCGTCCGCAAGTGGCTGGACGACATCGTCGTCGAGGCGCACGAGAACAAGATGGTGAAGACGATGTTCGGGCGGATGCGTCCACTGCCGGATATCGATTCTCGCAATCCAAACCTGCGCGGGTTTGCCGAACGCACGGCGATGAACACGCCGCTGCAGGGCACAGCCGCCGACCTGATTAAGCTGGCGATGATTCGCCTGGATGCCGATCTCCGCGAGCGCAAGCTGAAGTCGCGAATGACGCTGCAAGTTCACGACGAACTGGTGTTCGAAGTTCCCGAAGAGGAAGTGGATGTGATGATGTCTCTGGTGTGCGAACGCATGGAGCAGGTGTGGCCCTTGCGGGTGCCGCTCCAGGTGGATGCGGGGACGGGTAAGAACTGGCGGGACATTTAG
- a CDS encoding PDZ domain-containing protein, with translation MRKASLIFVTVIVISALAVAQSTPPTPPTPPTAATPEVPQTPDVKPPRAPRAPRAPRAPRAPHSVNRGSYLGVDTKDVTPERTGALKLKSDKGVEIVMVDSDAPAGKAGLKEHDVVLSFNGKRVEDVVQLRQMIRDTAPGTKVSLGISRDGQQMNVPVELASRTSMWSGEMIRIPKIDIPPMPEIEVPSFAMLQYSRRNGLMVENLTRQLGEFFGAKEGKGVLVRSVEKNSPAESAGFKAGDVIIRVGSEPVENMADWNQIMRQQQAGKVPVTVIREKRESTFTLAMPERRGNRSLKDGFDLDGDNVVIADLNPHWREDWEKVRTELNKKLNDKKFQMELQKDLRKSLEKSQKEVQKQMEEARKAMSKAMKDLEDQRITIDFDDDIHDDKN, from the coding sequence ATGCGTAAAGCGAGCCTAATTTTCGTAACTGTTATCGTAATCTCGGCATTAGCGGTCGCCCAATCGACGCCGCCGACACCACCAACGCCGCCGACTGCGGCCACTCCCGAAGTGCCACAGACTCCGGATGTGAAGCCACCGAGAGCCCCTCGCGCGCCACGGGCACCCCGAGCGCCGAGAGCGCCACACAGTGTCAACCGGGGTTCGTATCTCGGTGTTGACACCAAAGACGTGACGCCTGAACGGACGGGCGCACTGAAGTTAAAGAGCGACAAGGGCGTCGAGATCGTGATGGTAGATTCCGACGCTCCGGCCGGAAAAGCAGGATTAAAGGAGCACGACGTCGTCCTGAGTTTCAACGGCAAGAGGGTTGAGGACGTGGTGCAACTCCGGCAGATGATCCGCGACACGGCCCCGGGAACGAAAGTGAGCCTGGGAATCAGCCGCGATGGCCAGCAGATGAACGTGCCCGTCGAACTGGCATCGAGAACCAGCATGTGGTCGGGCGAAATGATCCGGATTCCGAAGATCGACATTCCTCCGATGCCCGAGATCGAAGTTCCTTCCTTCGCGATGCTCCAGTATTCGCGCCGGAATGGGTTAATGGTCGAAAACCTGACGCGTCAACTGGGTGAATTCTTCGGAGCGAAAGAAGGCAAAGGCGTGCTGGTCCGTTCGGTGGAGAAGAACAGTCCAGCGGAATCGGCCGGCTTTAAAGCAGGAGATGTGATCATCCGCGTTGGCAGCGAACCGGTGGAGAATATGGCGGACTGGAACCAGATCATGCGCCAGCAGCAGGCAGGCAAGGTCCCAGTCACGGTGATTCGTGAGAAGCGCGAATCAACTTTCACACTAGCCATGCCGGAGCGTCGCGGCAATCGGTCTCTGAAAGACGGGTTCGATTTGGACGGGGATAACGTCGTCATTGCCGACCTGAATCCGCATTGGCGTGAAGACTGGGAAAAGGTCCGGACGGAGCTCAACAAGAAGCTGAACGACAAGAAGTTCCAGATGGAACTGCAGAAGGACCTGAGAAAGTCGCTGGAGAAGAGTCAGAAAGAGGTCCAGAAGCAGATGGAAGAGGCACGCAAGGCGATGAGTAAGGCGATGAAGGACCTGGAAGACCAGCGAATCACTATCGACTTCGACGACGACATTCACGACGACAAGAACTAA
- a CDS encoding oxidoreductase: MIKVGVVGFGLAGRVFHAPFIQLVEGFQLAAIMRRSGEPDPAYSSVHFVRTVDELLADKDIQLVVVATPNDSHYSIACQCLEAGRHVVVDKPFTPTLKEAEELVALAKKQQRIITVFQNRRWDGDFKTVKKIIADGSLGRIVIFETHFDRFRPNLRGTWHEKPVPGMGLLFDLAPHLIDQALVLFGTPQAITADLRKERDGSVVDDAFDITFHYPRLRALLRASPVTAAPGPRYWICGTTGTYTKYGLDPQEDAMKAGGHPTQQGWGTEPEASWGKLTIADGVKTIPTVPGNYRGYYENVRDAILGKAKIAVTPEQALNVMRAMELAIESSAQRRTLDWPS, encoded by the coding sequence ATGATAAAGGTTGGTGTCGTCGGTTTCGGACTCGCGGGCAGAGTCTTTCACGCCCCATTCATTCAGCTCGTGGAAGGATTTCAGCTCGCGGCTATCATGCGTCGCAGCGGAGAGCCTGATCCTGCTTACAGCTCTGTCCATTTTGTTCGAACCGTGGACGAATTGCTCGCCGATAAAGACATCCAACTCGTCGTCGTCGCCACGCCCAACGACTCGCACTATTCCATCGCGTGCCAGTGCCTCGAGGCCGGACGCCATGTCGTCGTCGACAAGCCCTTCACGCCCACACTGAAGGAAGCCGAAGAACTGGTTGCGCTTGCGAAGAAGCAGCAACGCATCATCACTGTCTTCCAGAATCGCCGCTGGGATGGCGATTTCAAGACAGTGAAGAAGATCATCGCCGACGGCTCACTCGGGCGCATCGTCATCTTCGAAACGCACTTCGACCGCTTTCGTCCGAATCTCCGTGGCACGTGGCACGAAAAGCCTGTGCCCGGTATGGGCCTGCTTTTCGATCTTGCGCCGCATCTCATCGACCAGGCACTCGTGCTTTTCGGGACGCCTCAAGCTATCACTGCGGATCTCCGCAAAGAGCGGGATGGCAGCGTTGTTGACGATGCTTTCGACATCACCTTTCATTATCCGCGGCTGCGCGCATTGCTGCGTGCCTCTCCGGTTACCGCGGCGCCCGGTCCGCGCTACTGGATCTGCGGTACCACCGGCACATACACCAAGTACGGGCTCGATCCGCAGGAAGACGCGATGAAAGCGGGCGGCCACCCCACGCAACAAGGTTGGGGCACGGAACCAGAAGCCTCGTGGGGCAAACTTACCATCGCCGATGGAGTCAAAACCATCCCCACGGTTCCGGGGAACTATCGCGGCTACTACGAAAATGTTCGCGACGCCATACTCGGCAAAGCCAAAATCGCCGTCACGCCCGAGCAAGCTCTCAACGTGATGCGTGCGATGGAGCTCGCCATCGAAAGCAGCGCCCAACGCCGAACGCTCGACTGGCCTTCATAG
- a CDS encoding HEAT repeat domain-containing protein, whose translation MNCQWVKENTFLYAYDELSDDLRFEFEQHVNRCADCANEVKALNGLRAAMDAAPVLEPSASLLASARMRLQEQLEIAEQERGWKRWFYDPFAMLGQMKFSPALAAVILMVGFVGGGAVTWKMAHRPGVGGGGVNAPVQEQPTAMSIAGIREIQQDPTTNKVSIKYDTLQPQTVEGNINDQRIQQLLLYAARNNNNSGIRLNSISALTQQPEDSKIREALIASLRFDSNPGVRLKTLEALGPYVKDDQVIRNAMVEALLHDTNPGVRSLALQMLQPVKGDSTVRMTLQFLSEKDKDQAIRRQSRAMLATLPQIY comes from the coding sequence ATGAACTGTCAATGGGTCAAAGAAAACACGTTCCTGTACGCCTATGACGAACTAAGCGACGATTTGCGCTTCGAGTTCGAGCAGCATGTGAACCGCTGCGCCGATTGCGCGAACGAAGTGAAGGCGCTGAACGGCTTGCGAGCTGCCATGGATGCGGCACCGGTGCTGGAGCCTTCGGCGAGCTTGCTGGCGTCCGCACGTATGCGTCTGCAGGAACAGTTGGAAATCGCAGAGCAGGAGCGCGGATGGAAGCGCTGGTTCTATGACCCGTTTGCGATGCTGGGCCAGATGAAGTTTTCGCCGGCACTGGCGGCGGTGATCCTGATGGTCGGGTTTGTCGGCGGCGGAGCAGTCACGTGGAAGATGGCGCACAGGCCGGGAGTTGGCGGTGGTGGCGTTAATGCTCCGGTGCAGGAACAGCCGACCGCGATGTCGATTGCGGGCATTCGTGAAATCCAGCAGGATCCGACGACTAACAAAGTTTCCATCAAGTACGACACGCTTCAGCCGCAGACCGTGGAAGGCAACATCAACGATCAGCGAATCCAGCAACTGCTTCTCTACGCCGCACGGAATAACAACAACTCGGGTATCCGGCTGAACTCGATCAGCGCGCTGACGCAGCAGCCGGAGGACAGCAAGATTCGCGAGGCGTTGATTGCATCGCTGCGGTTTGATTCGAATCCAGGCGTTCGTTTGAAGACGTTGGAAGCACTGGGACCGTATGTGAAGGACGACCAGGTGATCCGCAACGCGATGGTGGAAGCGTTGCTGCACGACACGAATCCAGGGGTTCGCTCGCTGGCGCTCCAGATGTTGCAGCCGGTGAAGGGCGACAGCACGGTACGGATGACGTTGCAGTTCTTGTCGGAGAAAGACAAAGACCAGGCGATACGGCGGCAGTCGCGGGCGATGTTGGCAACTTTGCCGCAAATTTATTGA